The following proteins are co-located in the Phycisphaerales bacterium genome:
- a CDS encoding zinc ribbon domain-containing protein, with translation MFGRVTILDDRGASVPLFDERDVRTREDREAVVAAVAAQRLPSNAHLNRSEVAGALLPIALFIGVFIVYQQWIRPVITSRVVEALAFLVPFFAAVYCLRGIDRRGKAARVRVALLKIGRCPSCGYALAGVEAEPDGCRVCPECGGAWRVEV, from the coding sequence GTGTTCGGGCGCGTGACAATCCTGGATGACCGCGGGGCGTCGGTCCCGCTCTTTGACGAGCGGGACGTGCGGACGCGCGAGGACCGCGAGGCGGTGGTCGCGGCCGTGGCGGCGCAGCGGCTGCCCAGCAACGCCCACCTCAACCGCTCGGAGGTCGCGGGGGCACTCCTCCCAATCGCGCTGTTCATCGGCGTGTTCATCGTGTACCAGCAGTGGATCAGGCCCGTGATCACCAGCCGCGTGGTGGAGGCGCTGGCCTTCCTGGTGCCCTTCTTCGCCGCCGTGTACTGCCTGCGCGGCATCGACCGGCGCGGCAAGGCCGCGCGGGTGCGGGTGGCGCTGCTGAAGATCGGCCGCTGCCCCAGCTGCGGGTACGCCCTCGCAGGCGTGGAGGCCGAGCCCGACGGCTGTCGCGTGTGCCCGGAGTGCGGGGGGGCGTGGCGGGTGGAGGTGTAA